The Halobellus sp. MBLA0158 genome has a window encoding:
- a CDS encoding outer membrane protein assembly factor BamB family protein, producing the protein MHSPPPSDSDAAVSDAREPDDPTAATTRRSLVAALASVGISLPLAGCGLPGTSSPETDYRTAGSTASPSSGTDANLGPAPTLVGPWPQARADAANTGAAESTAPTSDPSVRWETTAAGTVGAAVGVPGPSGPTASFETGDGDDSEAAVYAVAEDGRVAAVDGDGTVRWRTTVEAGRFPPSAADGRVVVPARERLTVLDADTGELRRTIDVPGGILYAPTLDGGRAFVGTFSGGVVAVDLASGEQLWQAGEPSRAFPPVVVDGVAYVAARRWDADDGGGSGDAGVLVAVDVESGTVRWTEPLEGHPTAPPGVHDGVVFAGTHRGAVHAVEAGSGRERWRETVGDWVTRGPTAAADGVYVVVLGEGPAKLTPDGSVAWRTGEGDGPGLEVGTNPVLTDEAALFGGTEGLVAVGRDDGAVRWRAPTDGAVQFDVRVEDGTAYAGDRYGTVVAVDAASGEQRWTLPFQPETVPGPVVGPRTVAGGSRDGGTYDLLAVDGLELGVVGSIGGTGLTPAFLDGADGSRETLLAGGTDGSFARVRTIDYGDAPGADLPPTATPTAIPGPGEPTITPTPHIDFPEPESLWESTPEVEPRSPITYADGWGYVGTSEGVAAVDARTGSLRLRRGLGSPVPGAPAVVDDRLFAATRAGRLVALEVVTDGRSGSTADTDVAWEVSLDGDVRSGPAVADGSVYVADESGTVTAVGVDGDRRWSQSLDGAIYGGVAVAGGHVFVGTTAGEVVALAREGGSVAWRAPAEGAIHASPAVATEADGTGGTGEAGTATVYAGDHAGTLSAFDAAKGDVRWRLSLGRWADAPPALGHGAVFLADGTGRVYAVVGE; encoded by the coding sequence ATGCACAGCCCTCCTCCGTCGGATTCGGACGCTGCCGTGTCCGACGCTCGCGAGCCGGACGATCCCACCGCCGCGACGACGCGTCGGTCCCTCGTCGCCGCGCTCGCGAGCGTCGGAATCAGCCTCCCGCTCGCGGGGTGTGGACTGCCGGGAACGTCGTCGCCGGAGACCGATTACAGGACAGCGGGATCGACCGCATCGCCGTCATCGGGGACGGACGCCAACCTCGGCCCGGCGCCGACGCTCGTGGGGCCGTGGCCCCAGGCCCGCGCGGACGCCGCCAACACCGGCGCGGCGGAGTCGACGGCGCCGACGAGCGACCCGAGCGTGCGCTGGGAGACCACCGCGGCGGGCACCGTCGGCGCGGCGGTGGGCGTCCCCGGTCCGAGCGGGCCGACGGCGTCGTTCGAGACCGGCGACGGGGACGACTCCGAAGCCGCCGTCTACGCCGTCGCCGAGGACGGGCGAGTCGCCGCCGTGGACGGAGACGGAACCGTCCGCTGGCGCACCACGGTCGAGGCGGGGCGTTTCCCGCCGAGCGCGGCGGACGGACGCGTCGTCGTCCCCGCGCGCGAGCGCCTCACCGTCCTCGACGCGGACACGGGTGAACTGCGACGGACGATCGACGTCCCCGGCGGGATCCTCTACGCGCCGACCCTCGACGGCGGCCGCGCGTTCGTCGGCACCTTCTCCGGGGGCGTCGTCGCGGTCGACCTCGCCTCCGGCGAGCAGTTGTGGCAGGCCGGCGAACCGAGCCGCGCGTTCCCGCCCGTCGTGGTCGACGGCGTCGCGTACGTCGCGGCACGGCGGTGGGACGCCGACGACGGCGGGGGCTCGGGGGACGCGGGCGTCCTCGTCGCCGTCGACGTCGAAAGCGGGACGGTGCGCTGGACGGAGCCCCTCGAAGGGCACCCGACGGCCCCGCCCGGCGTCCACGACGGCGTCGTGTTCGCGGGGACGCACAGGGGCGCCGTCCACGCCGTCGAGGCGGGGTCCGGGCGGGAGCGCTGGCGCGAGACCGTCGGCGACTGGGTGACCCGCGGCCCGACCGCCGCGGCCGACGGGGTCTACGTCGTCGTGCTCGGCGAGGGCCCCGCGAAACTCACCCCCGACGGCTCGGTCGCGTGGCGCACCGGCGAGGGCGACGGCCCCGGCCTGGAGGTCGGAACGAACCCCGTGTTGACCGACGAGGCGGCGCTTTTCGGCGGTACCGAGGGCCTCGTCGCTGTCGGACGCGACGACGGCGCCGTCCGGTGGCGGGCACCGACCGACGGGGCGGTGCAGTTCGACGTCCGCGTCGAGGACGGCACGGCGTACGCGGGCGACCGGTACGGGACGGTCGTGGCCGTCGACGCCGCCTCGGGCGAACAGCGGTGGACTCTGCCGTTCCAGCCCGAGACGGTGCCCGGTCCCGTCGTCGGGCCGCGGACCGTCGCTGGCGGGAGCCGCGACGGCGGGACGTACGACCTGCTGGCGGTCGACGGGCTGGAACTCGGCGTCGTCGGGAGCATCGGCGGGACCGGCCTCACGCCGGCGTTCCTCGACGGCGCCGACGGCTCGCGCGAGACGCTCCTCGCAGGCGGTACCGACGGCTCGTTCGCCCGCGTGCGAACGATCGACTACGGCGACGCGCCGGGCGCGGACCTCCCGCCGACGGCGACGCCCACGGCGATCCCCGGTCCCGGGGAGCCCACGATCACGCCGACTCCCCACATCGACTTTCCGGAGCCCGAGTCGCTGTGGGAATCGACCCCCGAGGTCGAGCCGCGCTCGCCGATCACCTACGCGGACGGCTGGGGCTACGTCGGGACCAGCGAGGGCGTCGCGGCCGTGGACGCGCGGACCGGCAGCCTCCGTCTGCGGCGCGGACTCGGCTCTCCTGTCCCCGGCGCGCCAGCCGTGGTCGACGACCGGCTGTTCGCCGCCACGCGCGCGGGTCGACTCGTCGCGCTGGAGGTCGTGACAGACGGGAGAAGCGGATCGACCGCGGATACCGACGTCGCCTGGGAAGTCTCCCTCGACGGCGACGTCCGCTCGGGGCCGGCGGTCGCGGACGGGAGCGTCTACGTCGCCGACGAGTCCGGGACGGTGACGGCCGTCGGCGTCGACGGCGACCGCCGGTGGTCGCAGTCGCTCGACGGCGCGATCTACGGCGGGGTCGCGGTCGCCGGTGGGCACGTCTTCGTCGGGACGACAGCCGGTGAAGTGGTCGCGCTCGCTCGGGAGGGCGGCTCCGTGGCGTGGCGCGCGCCGGCCGAGGGAGCGATTCACGCCTCCCCGGCGGTCGCTACCGAGGCCGACGGAACCGGCGGGACCGGCGAGGCGGGTACGGCGACGGTATATGCCGGGGATCACGCCGGAACGCTGTCGGCCTTCGACGCGGCGAAGGGAGACGTCCGGTGGCGGCTCTCGCTCGGGCGGTGGGCCGACGCGCCGCCGGCGCTCGGCCACGGCGCGGTCTTCCTCGCCGACGGGACCGGGCGCGTCTACGCCGTCGTGGGCGAGTGA
- the cutA gene encoding divalent-cation tolerance protein CutA — MPTAYVTAPRAAAEDLASFLVDERLAACVNVVDCRSTYRWDGDVHEAEPEAILLAKTTAERYPDLKAALEAEHPNDVPCIERFDEADVLDSFAGWIDSEVA; from the coding sequence ATGCCGACAGCCTACGTCACGGCCCCGCGGGCGGCGGCCGAAGACCTCGCGTCGTTCCTCGTCGACGAGCGCCTGGCGGCCTGCGTGAACGTCGTCGACTGCCGATCGACCTACCGCTGGGACGGCGACGTCCACGAGGCCGAGCCGGAAGCGATCCTCCTCGCGAAGACGACGGCCGAACGCTACCCCGACCTGAAGGCGGCCCTCGAAGCCGAACACCCGAACGACGTGCCGTGTATCGAGCGCTTCGACGAGGCCGACGTGCTCGATTCCTTCGCCGGGTGGATCGACAGCGAGGTCGCGTGA
- a CDS encoding acyl-CoA thioesterase, producing MSTDSIAFPYETEHEVRFRDLDAVGHVNNVVYATYCEQCRVRFLEAVLGERAADLGVVVAHLELDYRTPIEGTGTVAVAMEPGDVGDSSFELTYELTFEGEVVATGSSVQVVVDPETGASAPLPDGWRAVLDAEA from the coding sequence ATGTCGACTGACTCGATCGCGTTCCCCTACGAGACGGAGCACGAAGTCCGGTTCCGCGACCTCGACGCCGTCGGCCACGTGAACAACGTCGTGTACGCGACCTACTGCGAGCAGTGCCGCGTCAGATTTCTCGAAGCGGTTCTCGGCGAGCGCGCCGCCGACCTCGGCGTCGTCGTCGCGCACCTGGAGCTCGACTATCGGACGCCGATCGAAGGGACAGGCACCGTCGCCGTCGCGATGGAGCCCGGCGACGTCGGCGACTCCTCGTTCGAGCTGACCTACGAACTCACCTTCGAGGGCGAGGTCGTCGCCACCGGCTCGTCGGTCCAGGTAGTCGTCGATCCCGAGACCGGCGCGTCGGCGCCGCTCCCGGACGGCTGGCGGGCGGTGCTCGACGCCGAGGCCTGA
- a CDS encoding DUF7139 domain-containing protein: MERTGPGAFLHSLYRRYVGPVRDSRDVYAGFGLFFTGVGLVVVSIAVFLWSTTVSPSGTFKFVLREFAVTAGAAGLPIVLFGVTVLLPVSRRIDAAAGFGVVACLIAAVRFTQIYPQAWYTYSSTVVGIYALGAVVVVATAGTALSGYHVERATVRTEAELSGGSTSGESEAAADEPEVTDEQVRRDIEDAMEGAEINWGGVERDSGRTLTLTDSSLDDADSVGLGNASAKESRGGSVDDAVAGLQSLRGGQKKTATSDSGTSDQVNALAELRAQQREREEAAADDDADGVFDRLRSLFS, encoded by the coding sequence ATGGAACGAACCGGGCCCGGAGCCTTCCTCCACTCCTTGTACCGCCGGTACGTCGGACCGGTCCGAGACAGCCGCGACGTCTACGCCGGGTTCGGCCTCTTTTTCACCGGCGTCGGGCTCGTGGTCGTCTCGATCGCCGTCTTCCTCTGGAGCACGACCGTCTCGCCCAGCGGGACGTTCAAGTTCGTCCTCCGGGAGTTTGCGGTGACCGCCGGCGCCGCGGGACTACCCATCGTGCTCTTTGGCGTCACGGTCCTGCTCCCCGTGTCGCGCCGGATCGACGCCGCCGCCGGATTCGGCGTCGTCGCGTGCCTGATCGCGGCGGTCCGCTTCACCCAGATCTACCCGCAGGCGTGGTACACGTACAGCAGCACCGTCGTCGGCATCTACGCGCTCGGCGCGGTCGTCGTCGTCGCGACCGCCGGCACGGCGCTGTCCGGCTACCACGTCGAGCGGGCGACCGTCCGGACCGAAGCCGAACTCTCCGGCGGCTCGACGTCCGGTGAGTCGGAAGCCGCCGCCGACGAGCCGGAGGTCACCGACGAACAGGTCCGCCGAGACATCGAAGACGCGATGGAGGGCGCCGAGATCAACTGGGGCGGCGTCGAGCGCGACAGCGGCCGGACGCTGACGCTCACCGACTCCTCGCTCGACGACGCCGACAGCGTCGGCCTCGGCAACGCCTCGGCGAAGGAGTCCCGCGGCGGCAGCGTCGACGACGCGGTGGCGGGGCTCCAGAGCCTCCGCGGCGGCCAGAAGAAGACGGCCACGAGCGACTCCGGCACGTCCGATCAGGTGAACGCGCTGGCGGAGTTGCGGGCCCAACAGCGCGAACGCGAGGAGGCGGCCGCTGACGACGACGCCGACGGCGTGTTCGACCGCCTCCGCTCGCTCTTCTCGTGA
- a CDS encoding type I restriction endonuclease subunit M: MTDSRSPEGTDTAPASATPADGSGDWQDLVDGDYVRRYRTALRDSLDARPVADAFESWRRYVRDRHGGVVDDLASDRDDLAGDRDDPVDDHDDSRTEIARSLFVETLAFDFRLRSVLEAFERQFDCSVRRPLGVGSSIPYDPGFESVHDYVCPRIDAADDERSAFVAAANGFARGADPDAVARLHRASVSLSFRRAFGRYDTPTGIAELAVEEALGPFLDDASGDQTSLPTVLDPGCGAGAFLAAATRAMIPGSDPDSDSESDSAPPFDPAPNSATDRDPTDRVRSILDAVRGFDVSPTAVRASRLAMVLAIRSLLAEIAAERSADGTPTFAPRVVLGDAVDAIAADPPLDGRRADALLANPPWLTWDGLTERTKSRWRDGPIADAALDLFDREGADARLGYANDDLSVSYAWACLDRLLRDGGRAAVVLKRDVLTGVAGARARRSTLGERGLEHERIHDFGPLCPFPDVDAGTALFSLRVGDRAADQIAGEADGDGTEAGSDGTGVDRDEIGGDGGVPTTEWRARSDDPDATPSADDGRDRFRSLARMRASLDRSTTRLVPAAPDEPTSPWIRADAERRALGDSAYRIRHGVKDDAKSVYAVDRETIDRHDLEPDYLYPYLKSKHVVKYGLFGYDRQLIPQRKAGEDNEAELRRQAPQTYAYLDAHRDRLTDRGSTWFDDGPFYSLFGLGPYTWADYKVVWCRLGFKPHFAVVSTVTDPLLGEKPVVPGDHCMFVGTDDEREALYLCGLLNSAPYQRCLRDVASGGKSSLSKSTVERLALPAWTGDRTQRRLAELTRTAHDIVPQHVDCSKRAYNRKTIPELASVQAEIDRTAEEFLTARTQHGSDETDRRDRAVRDPDE; encoded by the coding sequence ATGACCGATTCGCGCTCGCCAGAGGGGACCGATACCGCCCCTGCGTCCGCGACTCCAGCGGACGGCTCGGGCGACTGGCAGGACCTGGTCGACGGCGACTACGTACGCCGATACCGGACCGCACTCCGGGACTCCCTCGACGCGCGACCCGTCGCGGACGCGTTCGAATCGTGGCGCCGGTACGTCCGAGACCGGCACGGGGGCGTCGTCGACGACCTGGCGAGTGATCGCGACGACCTGGCAGGCGACCGCGACGACCCGGTAGACGACCACGACGACTCCCGGACCGAAATCGCCCGGTCGCTGTTCGTCGAGACGCTCGCGTTCGACTTCCGACTTCGCTCCGTGCTGGAGGCGTTCGAACGCCAGTTCGACTGTTCGGTGCGGCGACCTCTCGGAGTCGGCTCGTCGATCCCGTACGACCCCGGATTCGAGTCCGTCCACGACTACGTCTGCCCCCGAATCGACGCTGCCGACGACGAGCGCTCGGCCTTCGTCGCCGCCGCCAACGGATTCGCTCGCGGGGCAGACCCGGACGCCGTCGCCCGACTGCACCGGGCGTCCGTGTCGCTGTCGTTCCGACGGGCGTTCGGCCGCTACGACACCCCGACCGGCATCGCCGAACTCGCCGTCGAGGAGGCGCTCGGTCCGTTTCTCGACGATGCGAGCGGCGACCAAACCTCACTCCCGACCGTCCTCGATCCGGGCTGCGGCGCCGGAGCGTTCCTCGCGGCCGCGACGCGCGCGATGATCCCGGGGTCTGATCCTGACTCCGATTCCGAGTCCGACTCCGCTCCTCCTTTCGATCCTGCTCCCAATTCCGCTACCGATCGCGACCCCACCGACCGAGTCCGATCGATCCTCGACGCCGTCCGCGGATTCGACGTCTCGCCGACGGCCGTTCGCGCGTCGCGTCTCGCGATGGTCCTCGCGATCCGGTCCCTCCTCGCCGAGATCGCCGCTGAGAGGAGCGCCGACGGCACCCCCACCTTCGCGCCGCGGGTCGTCCTGGGCGACGCCGTCGACGCCATAGCGGCGGACCCGCCGCTTGACGGCCGCCGGGCCGACGCGCTCCTCGCGAATCCGCCGTGGCTGACCTGGGACGGGCTCACAGAGCGGACGAAGTCGCGCTGGCGGGACGGCCCGATCGCCGACGCGGCGCTCGACCTGTTCGACCGCGAGGGAGCCGACGCCCGACTCGGCTACGCCAACGACGACCTCTCGGTCTCGTACGCCTGGGCGTGTCTGGACCGGCTCCTCCGGGACGGTGGGCGCGCTGCGGTGGTGCTGAAGCGCGACGTCCTCACGGGCGTCGCGGGGGCCCGCGCTCGACGGTCCACGCTGGGCGAACGGGGCCTCGAACACGAGCGGATCCACGATTTCGGCCCGCTCTGTCCCTTCCCTGACGTCGACGCCGGCACGGCGCTGTTCTCGCTCCGCGTGGGCGATCGGGCGGCTGATCAGATAGCTGGAGAGGCCGATGGAGACGGAACCGAAGCCGGTTCGGACGGAACCGGAGTCGATAGAGACGAAATCGGTGGCGACGGTGGCGTCCCGACGACCGAGTGGCGCGCCCGAAGCGACGACCCCGACGCGACTCCTTCGGCGGATGACGGCCGCGACCGATTTCGGTCCCTGGCGAGGATGCGGGCGTCGCTCGACCGCTCGACGACCCGGCTCGTCCCGGCGGCGCCCGACGAGCCGACGTCGCCGTGGATCCGCGCCGACGCGGAGCGGCGAGCCCTCGGTGACAGCGCCTACCGGATCCGCCACGGCGTGAAGGACGACGCGAAGTCCGTCTACGCCGTCGACCGGGAGACGATCGACCGCCACGACCTCGAACCCGACTACCTTTACCCCTACCTCAAGTCCAAACACGTGGTCAAATACGGCCTGTTCGGCTACGATCGGCAGCTGATCCCACAGCGGAAAGCCGGCGAGGACAACGAAGCGGAGCTCCGGAGGCAGGCCCCACAGACGTACGCGTACCTCGACGCACACCGCGACCGTCTGACCGACCGCGGCTCGACGTGGTTCGACGACGGCCCGTTCTACTCGCTCTTCGGCCTCGGGCCGTACACGTGGGCGGACTACAAAGTCGTCTGGTGCCGGCTCGGGTTCAAGCCCCACTTTGCCGTCGTTTCGACGGTGACCGATCCGCTCCTCGGCGAGAAGCCCGTCGTCCCGGGCGATCACTGTATGTTCGTCGGGACCGACGACGAACGCGAGGCGCTCTATCTCTGCGGTCTGCTCAACTCCGCCCCCTATCAGCGATGCCTCCGCGACGTCGCCTCCGGCGGGAAGTCCAGCCTCTCGAAGTCGACGGTCGAACGGCTCGCGCTGCCGGCGTGGACGGGCGACCGAACACAGCGACGACTGGCGGAGCTGACTCGAACCGCCCACGACATCGTCCCCCAGCACGTCGACTGCTCGAAGCGAGCCTACAACCGCAAGACGATTCCGGAGCTCGCGTCGGTCCAGGCGGAGATCGATCGCACCGCGGAGGAATTCCTGACCGCACGCACCCAACACGGCTCGGACGAGACCGACCGACGGGACCGGGCCGTCCGCGACCCCGATGAGTAA
- a CDS encoding DEAD/DEAH box helicase: MTDDDGTAGPEPSDPDGVPETAGSAADSLVDADTNAGGDQGTERGSAEIRAADGVDLEQFRDALEAEGRPLASASAVARRLGLSQADAAEGLDALVEDGEVERVNVETDPVVYYPSEWDRLAERERIILFPERREIVVDQPTQYTRARLSQFAHLVDSTGERERTTVDRETDTRGYIYEIRQEDVWQAPFDDVEDLLSLVRSVLPRRSPQLEDWIASQWKRANRFRLYTHEDGYVVLEAASESLMGNVARQKLDDEQLVAPISDTESWVREGKEAQIKRVLYEAGYPVEDDRDLDTGDPLDVDLTVELRDYQRDWVDRFLDQRAGVLVGPSGAGKTVTAIGVLAEIGGESLILVPSRELAGQWREELLRHTTLSEDQIGEYHGGQKEIRPVTIATYQTAGMDRHRSLFDSRGWGLVVYDEVHHIPSRIYRRSADLQAKHRLGLSATPVREDDKEKEIFTLIGSPIGTDWSRLFEAGYVQEPEVQIRYLPWSDEFARNEWASAEGRDRHRIAAENPEKIEETRRLLDAHSDAKTLVFVDWLDQGERISEALDVPFVSGEMAHYRRERVFEAFREGDRRVLVVSRVGDEGIDLPNAEVAIVASGLGGSRRQGAQRAGRTMRPAGGSTVYVLATRGTSEEDFAQRQMRHLAEKGVRVTERDRSETERDQSETEPDRSETERDRNGDGTDHDGADAAETEPSEGETENDTVSPETSLDTTGGA, encoded by the coding sequence ATGACGGACGACGACGGGACGGCCGGACCGGAGCCATCGGATCCGGATGGCGTCCCAGAGACGGCCGGATCGGCCGCGGACTCCCTCGTGGACGCCGACACGAACGCCGGGGGCGATCAGGGGACCGAGCGCGGCTCCGCCGAAATCCGGGCGGCCGACGGCGTGGATCTGGAGCAGTTCCGCGACGCCTTGGAGGCCGAAGGCCGTCCCCTCGCGAGCGCCTCGGCCGTCGCACGGCGGCTCGGTCTCTCCCAGGCCGACGCGGCCGAGGGACTGGACGCGCTGGTCGAAGACGGCGAGGTCGAGCGCGTGAACGTCGAGACCGATCCCGTCGTCTACTACCCGAGCGAGTGGGATCGGCTGGCCGAGCGCGAGCGCATCATCCTCTTTCCCGAACGCCGCGAGATCGTCGTCGACCAACCGACCCAGTACACGCGAGCGCGCCTCTCGCAGTTCGCGCACCTGGTCGACTCCACCGGCGAGCGCGAGCGGACGACCGTCGACCGCGAGACCGACACCCGCGGCTACATCTACGAGATCCGCCAGGAGGACGTCTGGCAGGCGCCCTTCGACGACGTCGAGGACCTGCTCTCGCTGGTCCGGTCGGTCCTGCCGCGGCGCTCGCCGCAGCTCGAAGACTGGATCGCCTCGCAGTGGAAGCGGGCCAACCGATTCCGGCTCTACACCCACGAGGACGGCTACGTCGTCCTCGAAGCCGCCTCCGAGAGCCTGATGGGCAACGTCGCGCGCCAGAAGCTCGACGACGAGCAGTTGGTCGCGCCCATCTCCGACACCGAGAGCTGGGTCCGCGAGGGGAAGGAGGCCCAGATCAAGCGGGTCCTCTACGAGGCGGGCTACCCGGTCGAGGACGACCGCGACCTCGACACCGGCGATCCCCTGGACGTCGACCTGACGGTCGAGCTACGCGACTACCAGCGCGACTGGGTCGACCGCTTCCTCGACCAGCGCGCCGGCGTGCTCGTCGGGCCGTCGGGCGCCGGAAAGACCGTGACCGCGATCGGCGTCCTCGCCGAGATCGGCGGCGAGTCGCTGATTCTGGTCCCCTCCCGGGAGCTCGCGGGCCAGTGGCGCGAGGAACTCCTCCGGCACACGACCCTCAGCGAGGACCAGATCGGCGAGTACCACGGCGGCCAAAAGGAGATCCGGCCGGTCACGATCGCGACCTACCAGACCGCCGGGATGGACCGCCACCGCTCGCTGTTCGACTCCCGCGGGTGGGGGCTCGTCGTCTACGACGAGGTCCACCACATCCCCTCGCGGATCTACCGCCGGAGCGCCGACCTCCAGGCCAAACACCGGCTCGGGCTCTCGGCGACGCCCGTGCGCGAAGACGACAAGGAAAAAGAGATCTTCACGCTCATCGGCTCGCCGATCGGGACCGACTGGTCGCGGCTCTTCGAGGCGGGCTACGTTCAGGAGCCGGAAGTCCAGATCCGCTATCTCCCCTGGAGCGACGAGTTCGCCCGCAACGAGTGGGCGAGCGCCGAGGGCCGCGACAGGCACCGCATCGCGGCGGAGAACCCAGAGAAGATCGAAGAGACGCGCCGCCTGCTCGATGCTCACTCCGACGCGAAGACGCTCGTGTTCGTCGATTGGCTGGACCAGGGCGAGCGGATTTCCGAGGCGCTCGACGTCCCGTTCGTCAGCGGGGAGATGGCCCATTACCGCCGCGAGCGCGTTTTCGAGGCCTTCCGCGAGGGCGACCGTCGCGTCCTCGTGGTCTCGCGCGTCGGTGACGAGGGCATCGATCTCCCGAACGCGGAGGTCGCGATCGTCGCCTCGGGACTCGGCGGCTCGCGTCGCCAGGGCGCCCAGCGCGCGGGGCGGACGATGCGTCCCGCGGGCGGCTCGACGGTGTACGTGCTGGCCACCCGCGGGACCTCCGAGGAGGACTTCGCCCAGCGGCAGATGCGACACCTCGCGGAGAAGGGCGTCCGCGTGACCGAACGCGACCGGAGCGAGACTGAACGAGACCAGAGCGAAACCGAACCCGATCGGAGCGAAACCGAACGCGATCGGAACGGCGACGGTACCGATCACGACGGCGCGGACGCGGCGGAGACCGAACCGTCCGAAGGGGAGACCGAGAACGACACGGTCTCGCCGGAAACGTCGTTGGACACGACCGGCGGAGCATAG
- a CDS encoding SRPBCC family protein, whose protein sequence is MATYSRLTRVSAPLSDVWEFHSRVSGLEALTPEWMNLRIESVTGPDGEPDPDVLETGAEIEMSMQPLGLGPRQRWTSVIVARESDEDSATFRDEMRGGAFATWIHTHRFVADGDETIVEDEVEYELPGGPLGRSASPLAVVGFEPMFRGRHRKTKALLE, encoded by the coding sequence ATGGCCACGTACTCGCGGTTGACTCGGGTGTCGGCGCCGCTCTCCGACGTCTGGGAGTTCCACTCGCGCGTTTCGGGACTTGAGGCGTTGACGCCGGAGTGGATGAACCTCCGGATCGAATCCGTTACCGGCCCCGACGGCGAGCCGGATCCCGACGTTCTGGAGACGGGCGCGGAAATCGAGATGTCGATGCAGCCCCTCGGTCTCGGGCCGCGCCAGCGCTGGACGTCCGTCATCGTCGCGCGGGAGTCCGACGAGGACAGCGCGACCTTCCGCGACGAGATGCGCGGCGGGGCGTTCGCGACGTGGATCCACACGCACCGCTTCGTCGCCGACGGCGACGAGACGATCGTCGAAGACGAGGTCGAGTACGAACTGCCGGGCGGCCCGCTCGGGCGGTCGGCGTCGCCGCTCGCGGTGGTCGGCTTCGAGCCGATGTTCCGCGGGCGCCACCGGAAGACGAAGGCGCTGCTGGAATAA